Below is a window of Acipenser ruthenus unplaced genomic scaffold, fAciRut3.2 maternal haplotype, whole genome shotgun sequence DNA.
accagccccttctcaaagtgtagtaaagcacagagaagagactgaaccagccccttctcaaagtgtagtaaagcacagagaagagactgaaccagccacttctcaaagtgtagtaaagcacagagaagagactgatccagacccttctcaaagtgtagtaaagcacagagaagagactgaaccagccccttctcaaagtgtagtaaaacacagagaagagactgaaccagccccttctcaaagtgtagtaaaacacagagaagagactgaaccagccccttctcaaagtgtagtaaaacacagagaagagactgaaccagccccttctcaaagtgtagtaaagcacagagaagagactgaaccagccccttctcaaagtgtagtaaagcacagagaagagactgaaccagccccttctcaaagtgtagtaaagcacagagaagagactgaaccagccccttctcaaagtgtagtaaagcacagagaagagactgaaccagccccttctcaaagtgtagtaaagcacagagaagagactgaaccagccccttctcaaagtgtagtaaagcacagagaagagactgaaccagccccttctcaaagtgtagtaaagcacagagaagagactgaaccagccccttctcaaagtgtagtaaagcacagagaagagactgaaccagccccttctcaaagtgtagtaaaacacagagaagagaatgaaccagccccttctcaaagtgtagtaaaacacagagaagagactgaaccagccccttctcaaagtgtagtaaagcacagagaagagactgaaccagcccccttctcaaagtgtagtaaagcacagagaagagactgaaccagccccttctcaaagtgtagtaaaacacagagaagagactgaaccagccccttctcaaagtgtagtaaagcacagagaagagactgaaccagccccttctcaaagtgtagtaaaacacagagaagagactgaaccagccccttctcaaagtgtagtaaagcacagagaagagactgaaccagccccttctcaaagtgtagtaaagcacagagaagagactgaaccagccccttctcaaagtgtagtaaagcacagagaagagactgaaccagccccttctcaaagtgtagtaaagcacagagaagagactgaaccagccacttctcaaagtgtagtaaaacacagagaagagactgatccagacccttctcaaagtgtagtaaagcacagagaagagactgaaccagccccttctcaaagtgtagtaaaacacagagaagagactgaaccagccccttctcaaagtgtagtaaagcacagagaagagactgaaccagccccttctcaaagtgtagtaaagcacagagaagagactgaaccagcccccttctcaaagtgtagtaaagcacagagaagagactgaaccagccccttctcaaagtgtagtaaagcacagagaagagactgaaccagccccttctcaaagtgtagtaaaacacagagaagagactgaaccagccccttctcaaagtgtagtaaaacacagagaagagactgaaccagcccccttctcaaagtgtagtaaagcacagagaagagactgaaccagccccttctcaaagtgtagtaaaacacagagaagagactgaaccagccccttctcaaagtgtagtaaagcacagagaagagactgaaccagccccttctcaaagtatagtaaaacacagagaagagactgaaccagccccttctcaaagtgtagtaaagcacagagaagagactgaaccagccccttctcaaagtgtagtaaagcacagagaagagactgaaccagccccttctcaaagtgtagtaaagcacagagaagagactgaaccagccccttctcaaagtgtagtaaagcacagagaagagactgaaccagccacttctcaaagtgtagtaaagcacagagaagagactgatccagacccttctcaaagtgtagtaaagcacagagaagagactgaaccagccccttctcaaagtgtagtaaaacacagagaagagactgaaccagccccttctcaaagtgtagtaaaacacagagaagagactgaaccagccccttctcaaagtgtagtaaaacacagagaagagactgaaccagccccttctcaaagtgtagtaaagcacagagaagagactgaaccagccccttctcaaagtgtagtaaagcacagagaagagactgaaccagcccccttctcaaagtgtagtaaagcacagagaagagactgaaccagccccttctcaaagtgtagtaaagcacagagaagagactgaaccagccccttctcaaagtatagtaaaacacagagaagagactgaaccagccccttctcaaagtgtagtaaagcacagagaagagactgaaccagccccttctcaaagtgtagtaaagcacagagaagagactgaaccagccccttctcaaagtgtagtaaagcacagagaagagactgaaccagccccttctcaaagtgtagtaaagcacagagaagagactgaaccagccacttctcaaagtgtagtaaagcacagagaagagactgatccagacccttctcaaagtgtagtaaagcacagagaagagactgcaccagccccttctcaaagtgtagtaaaacacagagaagagactgaaccagccccttctcaaagtgtagtaaaacacagagaagagactgaaccagccccttctcaaagtgtagtaaaacacagagaagagactgaaccagccccttctcaaagtgtagtaaagcacagagaagagactgaaccagccccttctcaaagtgtagtaaaacacagagaagagactgaaccagccccttctcaaagtgtagtaaagcacagagaagagactgaaccagccccttctcaaagtgtagtaaaacacagagaagagactgaaccagccccttctcaaagtgtagtaaaacacagagaagagactgaaccagccccttctcaaagtgtagtaaaacacagagaagagactgaaccagccccttctcaaagtgtagtaaagcacagagactgaaccagccccttctcaaagtgtagtaaagcacagagactgaACGAGCCCCTTCTCAGTAAATGTGAGTgatatttttttaacacacctccctgtgctttgcaatgcttacctatgcttcaccatgcattcactgtgcaAGGCTTTTAGCAGGGGATTGATAAGACCCCAGAATGGAAATCATGGCTGGCTGGTTGCACCATTGTGAATTCCCCATCTCAGGCTGATGCATGCTTTGTTTTACTCAAATCAGAGTTTTGCCTAAAGCAAAGggattcacacagcagcaggaaAATCTCTTTGCAAAGGAGTAATCGTATATACAGGGCATTTTGCATTGGAACAGGACTATCCAGTCATCACATTGTAAACCGATCCGGCACACTCCAAAACAAACAGCTAGGTTCAAATGTTCACTTTctatcctgacctgaacaccccgcCAGCCCTTGTCAAAGTTTACCCTGGTGCTTTTGCAGTTTTGCCCCCatctgtttttcccatggttatactctgcatttgcTATGatttatgctttaccagacctctctgtgctttacaatgcttccctatgctttaccagacctctctgtgctttacaatgcttccctatgctttaccagacctctctgtgctttacaatgctcccctatgctttaccagacctctctgtgctttacaatgcttccctatgctttaccagacctctccgtgctttacaatacttccctatgctttaccagacctctctgtgctttacaatgcttccctatgctttaccagacctctctgtgctttacaatgtttccctatgctttaccagacctcgctgtgctttacaatgcttccctatgctttaccagacctctctgtgctttacaatgcttccctatgctttaccacaactctctgtgctttgcaatgcttccctatgctttaccagacctctctgtgctttacaatgcttccctatgctttaccagacctctctgtgctttacaatgcttccctatgctttaccatacctctctgtgctttacaatgcttccctatgctttaccacaactctctgtgctttgcaatgcttccctatgctttaccagacctctctgtgctttacaatgcttccctatgctttaccagacctctctgtgctttacaatgcttccctatgctttaccatacctctctgtgctttacaatgcttccctatgctttaccatacctctctgtgctttacaatgcttccctatgctttaccagacctctctgtgctttacaatgcttcaccatacctctctgtgctttacaatgcgtccctatgctttaccagacctctctgtgctttacaatgcttccctatgctttaccatacctctctgtgctttacaatgcgccCCTATGCTTTACATGCTTTACAAGGGGGGTTACAAGTGCTTCAGTATTGATTAGCagctatattttaaatattgaccCTTTCCTCCAGTACCAAAAACAGACGATACAATTATACTTTGTTTGGTTCTGTGACCTTCCTGCCGACACTGTGTGCCTGTATACTGCGTGTCacgttttatataataataatataggcctATCCTGCCCGTTGGCAGACCTGCGAAACaggttttacacattatttttctttcatcTTCTTTCCTTCAGCTACGTGGGCGTGTATCAACTATCCATAAATACCCTTACAAAGAGTTGAGTATGAAGCTGTCGTTCGGATAACTGCAGCGATTCGGTCGGATAATAACTTGATTATACTTATTTTAAGtagtatgtattgtttttattagtgCTGCGTTAGcgaaataggattttttttttaaatagttgggGTTAGTTTTTATattatctcaattattattattattattagaatgtcTGTCCGGCGGGGGGGTTTGATGTTGCTCTGGCTCGCGCTGTCCCTTCTGTTACCTGCCGGAGTTCTGACCGACGTGACGTGTCCGGCCGCCCCGCTAAACGCGCTCAATTTCACCGACATACCACAGCAACCTGCCGGCCGGGTGACAAGCGATGCGGGGGCTTTAGCACCCCTGTACGGCTTCGTGAAGTCTTTCCTAGGCTGCGTGCAACCAAATCCCTTTCCCGAAGGTGAGTATCATTAATATTTGCATCGACAGGCGTAACCAGGGATGCAATTCTCAACAACAACGAAAGGAAAGTCCAGGTACTGGCATGCACAGCCTGgtgaaagcattttaaaaactgaGATATtctgagtgccaatgaatacattcttttaaatgtatacatattggtacacgatacatttatgaatacgaAATAAGCCTTAGAAAATGAACTGATCAATTGCAATGCATCATAAACGAGGAAGCTGAAAATGCCGAACGCTTTGTTCCCGTCTGCTTGTGTCATTATCacgtactgtaatataacactgaaGTTAAACCTGAAATAACgagcattaaaaaaatgattacacTATGCGGGAACTGCTGTAGAGAAAGAGTTCTGTTTCAATATATCCTAAAAAAAGGGGTGatgttatatataaaagaaaataacgGTGCTATGAAAAAATTATACAGAAAGGTGTGTGTCAAACCATGCAAATAGGGGCTGAAAAACCCTAACAAACTAatactactaatgatgtacttaggaggctgtgtggtccagtggttaaagaaaagggcctgtaaccaggaggtcaaatcccacctcagccactgactcattgtgtgaccctgagcaagtcacttaacctccttgtgctccgtctttcgtgtgagacgtaattgtaagtgactctgcagccgatgcatagttcacacaccctagtctctgtaagtcgacttggataaaggcgcctgctaaataaactaataataataataataataataataataataataataataataataataataataatacttagccATTTTAagctccatagtattctctgacgtcatccccatactttccagactcTGCGTACTCACCTGCAACAGGACCTGGCCGTGCTATAGCCTTGGATTAGAGCATGCATCCCGGTTTCTTTGATGTATTTAGTACTTATTATCTTACATTAATATGGTCCGTGTGCTTCTGTGTAGATTCATTACTaagatctattccagaaaaaaaagaattttcaggcagaaacagtataaaaagtagacttttatttttttaaaattttttattttatccctggtattgtggtttctaaACAAGAAACAACTGTGGCGAGACAAGtttaatatcattactgtggtttacttcggTCTTCATTGAGAGGTGCCCGCAAGTGAAAACTCAGTtttaactgggcagcagtgtggagtagtggttagggctctggactcttgaccggagggtcgtgggttcaatcccaggtgggggacactgctgctgtacccttgagcaaggtactttacctagattgctccagtaaaaacccaactgtataaatgggtaattgtatgtaaaaataatgtgatatcttgtaacaattgtaagtcgccctggataagggcatctgctaagaaataaataataacttaagTAAACTCTTCAGAATATTTTTTCTTTAGAAAAGAGGGATTGACCCAAGGAAATAACCACCTGGTTTTCGTGTATTATTTGCTGTGTTTTCCTGGCGCACTGCCACTTTATGAAGTCATATgcttatttgatttatttcagaATTATTACGGAATCTGCTGAATAACGAGGGCGTCGACGTCATAAAGGTAAGCGTTTTAGATCACGTGTTCTACTCAAATGACGCGCAGTGCGTTGAAACCCAGGCACGATTTATTTCATCTCTATATGGAAAAGCTAACCGCGTGGAAATGACATAATCATTATAATCAGGATTGTTCCAAATATCAGTAAGCAGCGTTTTAAACAGCTGTCTTTGATGTCAAAGATATTTACATTGTCATTCCTTATATACATTTAGGCCTACATTTACCATGGTTATGCGtttacctatactttaccatggtttgccacgTTTTGTCATGCttaaccatacctctctgtgctttacagtgcttccctatgcttaaccatacctctctgtgctttacaatgcttccctatgctttaccagacctctctgtgctttacaatgcttccctatgctttaccagacctctctgtgctttacaatgctgccctatgctttaccagacctctctgtgctttacaatgcttccctatgctttaccagacctctctgtgctttacaatgcttccctatgctttaccagacctctctgtgctttacaatgcttccctatgctttaccagacctctctgtgctttacaatgcttccctatgctttaccagacctctctgtgctttacaatgctcccctatgctttaccagacctctgtgtgctttacaatgcttccctatgctttaccagacctctctgtgctttacaatgcttccctatgctttaccacacctctctgtgctttacaatgcttccctatgctttaccagacctctctgtgctttacaatgcttccctatgctttaccagacctctctgtgctttataatgcttccctatgctttaccagacctctctgtgctttacaatgttcaGAAACACgctatgtgatttatttaatctccattattATGTAAGGCGGTATGTATGTTTATATGCTAAATATTAGAAAGTAATAAACTCTGAGCTATGCAGTATTTCATTCGATCATAAAGTTACATGTCAattttataacacaaaaataagttGGAGGATAGTGCAGAATTTTATAACTAGTACTATGGCACATTATCAGAGAGATGCTGTTACTTGCTTAGAAAATGAGTCTCTACTAACctagtatatatttttataagccCTTTTTACAAACATCTCTTCAGACAGGTACAACcagctttgagaaggggctggttcagtctcttctctgtgctttactacactttgagaaggggctggttcagtctcttctctgtgctttactacactttgagaaggggctggttcagtctcttctctgtgctttactacactttgagaaggggctggttcattctcttctctgtgctttactacactttgagaaggggctggttcagtctcttctctgtgttttactacactttgagaagggtctggttcagtctcttctctgtgctttactacactttgagaaggggctggttcagtctcttctctgtgttttactacactttgagaaggggctggttcagtctcttctctgtgttttactacactttgagaaggggctggttcagtctcttctctgtgttttactacactttgagaaggggctggttcagtctcttctctgtgctttactacactttgagaaggggctggttcagtctcttctctgtgctttactacactttgagaaggggctggttcagtctcttctctgtgctttactacactttgagaaggggctggttcagtctcttctctgtgttttactacactttgagaaggggctggttcagtctcttctctgtgctttactacactttgagaaggggctggttcagtctcttctctgtgctttactacactttgagaagggtctggttcagtctcttctctgtgctttactacactttgagaaggggctggttcagtctcttctctgtgctttactacactttgagaaggggctggttcagtctcttctctgtgttttactacactttgagaaggggctggttcagtctcttctctgtgctttactacactttgagaaggggctggttcagtctcttctctgtgctttactacactttgagaaggggctggttcagtctcttctctgtgttttactacactttgagaaggggctggttcagtctcttctctgtgctttactacactttgagaaggggctggttcagtctctactctgtgctttactacactttgagaaggggctggttcagtctcttctctgtgctttactacactttgagaaggggctggttcagtctcttctctgtgctttactacactttgagaaggggctggttcagtctcttctctgtgctttactacactttgagaaggggctggttcagtctcttctctgtgttttactacactttgagaaggggctggttcagtctcttctctgtgctttactacactttgagaaggggctggttcagtctcttctctgtgctttactacactttgagaaggggctggttcagtctcttctctgtgctttactacactttgagaaggggctggttcagtctcttctctgtgctttactacactttgagaaggggctggttcagtctctactctgtgctttactacactttgagaaggggctggttcagtctcttctctgtgctttactacactttgagaaggggctggttcagtctcttctctgtgctttactacactttgagaaggggctggttcagtctcttctctgtgctttactacactttgagaaggggctggttcagtctcttctctgtgttttactacactttgagaaggggctggttcagtctcttctctgtgctttactacactttgagaaggggctggttcagtctcttctctgtgctttactacactttgagaaggggctggttcagtctcttctctgtgctttactacactttgagaaggggctggttcagtctcttctctgtgctttactacactttgagaaggggctggttcagtctcttctctgtgttttactacactttgagaaggggctggttcattatttatttatatttttatttatttgtatttttatagtgctttttatacagaagtatctcaaagcaccatacagtacaaaataaataaaaataaaaaataaaaccacaatacatttgtaaaacatatttcaCAACTACCACAATCATACCATTTAAATACTATATTCAGAACaacagtaata
It encodes the following:
- the LOC131729692 gene encoding prominin-2-like, producing MSVRRGGLMLLWLALSLLLPAGVLTDVTCPAAPLNALNFTDIPQQPAGRVTSDAGALAPLYGFVKSFLGCVQPNPFPEELLRNLLNNEGVDVIKVARYEAGYIVCALLGLLFLFLMPLVGAIFACCRCCGRCGGRAKKDREASRCQRNAMITFLTMTTIVIPCKNIL